The Bacillus rossius redtenbacheri isolate Brsri chromosome 4 unlocalized genomic scaffold, Brsri_v3 Brsri_v3_scf4_1, whole genome shotgun sequence genomic sequence TTCAAATTTATCAAGCTGAAAGAAATGCATTGaatgaaaaaattgtttaaccaTTCGCAATACATTacacaaaatcatttaaaaattatttgtttatttatcgacaaaaaaaaagtaaccaacACATACAGGAAAATTGAAGTTCAAAGGGTAGAATTTGCAGAATTCAGATCACAAAAATCACAATTATAGACCTAAAACAAAAGCATTAAGTATGATTGAAATAAAACTTGCTGGGTTTTAAGAGTGGTTGTTTtcatccaaataatttttttattaaacctttgaaacaaaccTCAATCTTCAGAACATATGGCACATGGATGTGAGTATGACCCTGTTAACACTTTCAAGACTAGCTTATCATACACTTTTTAATGGGCCCGACTGatgtttttttacactttttcacatttttttagtaaaataagtttttctccTGCATAAACGATTTATATATGGTTagaaagtttgaaattttttcttgttAGCTATATATCACTTTAAAATTTTTGCGTACTACCTTTTGtaaaactttttattgaaaaagtattgTTTTGAgttttgaaagaaattttttctCATATACTAATGCAAGAGTATGAAAATAATAGCTTTCTTTCAGGTCACAATAAGTGAAAATAATCAACTTAACTAGACACATACACAACAAATAGAATAAtagttattacaaaataatatttacacaattatttacatttttatggaaataaaaaaaaataacactctcCTTCCCCACAATAATCACACCACTCTAACCTTCTCATTTCATGTTCCGtcctgaatatatattttatatctcAAGAAAGTATGTTCCTTTCCAATAATAAATCTTTTATACCAAAATAAAGTACGTAAGTTTTACATGTCATTTAGGTATTACTCCTTTGTGAAACTAGTTACTGCTTGTGTTTGCCATTTTTCAAATTTGACACAAATATTCCACATACACACCAAAGACAACATTACGGAGACAAACTGCTTATTACTATAATATggaaaaaatatcaaatataatACCTATTACGTATATATAACAAAcaatatctgtatttttacaaaatgtgAATCATTCATGTAAAATTCACACGTGTGTGGTAATCTATAAAACACTGAGGAAAGCTCAGTCCAACTCCACAGTCCTCACACCAGAACCTGGATTCCCTCCATTTTCTTTTGCCAGTCTCCTTCAAACCCCGATCAGAGCAAACTTTACAGTATCGCGTTGCATTGGCATTGTTTGCAGTAGCTGGGACATATGTAGCAAAATGGCGAGCAACAGTTCTGTCAACATTCAGAGATGGTGGTTTTGGGCGTGGTTCAGTCAATCCTCCTCCCATTTCAGCTAACTTCAGCGCAACTGCTTTGACGAAGCTCTTCAAACTTTTCTTTGTATGTGTCCTTTCCTTGAAAATTATGTAGCCATTGATGACAGCCATGGTAAGGTTTGAAACTCGGTGTGCATTtgtctacaaaaaaattaaaaaaaggtctaACTTTATAAATGGGATCGTGACCTTCTTCACCGCGCTTGACATAGTAATAATTGTTGTTCAGATGCAGCATGTAAAGAATGCCCTTGAATCTATCACGAGAGCAGTTTTCTCGAAAATCGTGTTGCAAAAAATGCATCTGTTGTCCAATAATCATTTATGTCTGGCAGTTTCAAAATACACATGTGTAACACAATTGCAAAGAACTTATATATGTCGCACAATTTCACTGTCAACCATCTGTgccacgttgattttttttttcaattttccttGACGTTTCATTTTAGCAATCCGAGAAGCTGCGTACCGGTTAGTTTCGTTCCTAATATTTTTCATCatgccagtttaaaaaaaaaaaatagaaaaacactCAAATTCAGTACAGTTGTCATCCAGGGGTATGGCAACGGAAGAAGACGACTGAAAAATCGGTTGGTCTGGTTTCTGAGATTCAGATTCTGACCACTCACTGTCATCAGTTTTTGAAGTAAATGGTgcattttttagcagttttcgtgAACGCTGCTCTTGTAATTCATCTGAAATGCAAGAAAAGCATTTACTAATAtcggaaaaatataaataatatgctgACATGTTGAAATGAAGATTTACGAACGTGCAACATCGGCCTATGTTGATTTGCGTGTAATTTCAAACATACTTCAATACAGTACAACTATTGAATGAAAAGAGAAAAGGAAGTTTTACGAAACGTAATAAAGGCATAGGCTGTTATATATACAACAACtcaatataattttcaaactaaTTTCAGTATAGCATCTACCtttgttgaatgaaaaaaaaattctatgaatGCAAGTATCAAATACATTTCAATACAATGCCATTTTTGAAATTTCTCgaataacagtaaataaaaaagtttcggAAATGTTTATCTGAAATAATATTATAGATGACTACAATGCAAGCACTAGCGAGTAGGAGCTGTAATAAACCAAGAACAACAGAATATGCAGGGATAATCAAAGCAATTATTTTTACGCTGGCTGAAAAGATAAATACCTGTGTCACTGCTGGATTCATTTTCTCTTGGTATATATGATGCGTCGGCATCGCTGTTATCTATATCTGAACCAGAATCATCAACAAATGTATCTACAGTTTCCCGTGGAACATCCATATTATATTTCAGCGAAAGAAATACGTTTACTTATCACATGCCACAAAACAAATACGGCACTGCGCAATCTAATGTTGAACGAAAGGCTAGCAGTCAGCAACTGACGCATCGATGTACAAGAAAATCGATATAAGCCTCCTGAGTCAACGAATCTGTAAACTAGTGCCACAAACGGACTCGTAAAGAACTAAATTAAGACCCAGAATAGTCGGCACTCGTGCAAGATGAGAgagaacatatttaaaaaaacagaaatatggtGCTCGTATAGTATACGAGTGCCGACTGACAGTTTGAAGTACTCTGCTCGTATCACGTACGAGTGTCGTCTTGAAAGTGTTAAAGCCGACAAACACACAGCTGTAGGCTCGCCGCGGACCATCAGGTATCATCTTGGTTTTTATGCAAACATCCATTACATTTATGGTTTGAAATACTAAGAATCTGATGTTATTGGAGGGATCACAAATTCAAGCAGAGTTGACTTGTGGTGCTCGCAAAAGTGATCTCGTGATTCTTTGCATTGGGAGTTACTTTTCAAACAATGAACTGGCAGGCGCAGTAGTGGGTGGCACAATACTCGATTACAAGTGGCTCGTGCAAATAACTGCACTTAATTACTACTCATTGAGTAGTGAAGTTTCTCTGTATaagaaaatacaataatttataataccTCCTTCTTGACTTTGTTTGAACTTAAACTGTTGCAACAAACTTGACAAAATTTTTGGCCTGCATGCTACACACAACCTGATGACTAAAAAGCATACATAACACTTTAATCTTGATTTTTATAATAGTACTATTAGTTTTGTCAAAAATTTACTTGTTACGCCTAAAGATTAACTTAagaatttttatcaatttttggtATTTAACCCTTCAAGATACTGAACATTTAAAACAATACCAAAGGATATGGCTGGATGCCACGAGTACAAAGCTGAACAAACTTGACAGATGCTACTGATGTGGACACATCAACAtacatttaatgttttcattacaaTTGTTTATTCAGAATATTGCTCATTCAATGAAGTAATTGTTCCAAATGTATTAAAACAGTAGCAATCACGACTGTGAGATGTCCAGTTCACTGAGCCGGCGAGACGCACAGCTCACGAACTCCAGGCCGCAGATTCTGCCAAAGGCAACCTGGCGAAGACCTTCAGTACATGCGGCCCCCGCGCCTCATCATGGGCAGCATCCTGTTGGGCGGCTGGATGCATATGTCCATGTAGTCACCAATGATGAACCTGCCCCCACCAGTCACAAACTGTCAACCATTTGTTGCTGTTATTGTTATATCACATCACTTATTTTATTAGAATAAATGGCAGCATATTAGAatgaatgttaattaattttcttactaTCACTTATAGTTGTTTTACATCTTGCCAtgcaaaacttaaaatttttgtcaaaagacatgctaacattttttttttcaaaacttatgTTTGCATTTGTAACACAGTCATTTATAAATGGTTGTTCGTCACTGTCCCCACACTTGCAAAAATCATGAGGTGGACTTATATATTCTAAGTGAAAGTGGGCGGAACTTTCATTGTGAGGCAATTACATTCCCACCCCTCTTCTAGCAGGAGCCAATGATGTACCCTGCAACATGACTCTCACTGCCCTCCGGTGATTTTTGCACTGCAACCAAAGAGTAGTCCATACAGGAAAAATCTAGATTACTAAATCGCCATGCATAAGGTTTGAGGGAAGGTGATGAATTAAAAAAGTTACTGCATAAACATCTTATTTAAGTGAACTTGTCTGAAGTTACAAATCgtgaaaaactttttaaaataatattccacGTTATATAAGTTGTGAATTGATTAAATTATTTGAGTTCATTATATTATAATGCAACTTCAATGCAGCAGCACATACACATGTCCAGTATGAGCTATGTCTGTTATTAAGcaatattaagatttttaaacaaaaatcaaaaagtaTTGTATAGTTATTTGCTTTTTAAAGTGAGAGGTGaactatgtttttatttatttttaaagagttAGACAGCTCACAAGTAATTTTTAGTTTAAAGATAGAATAAACACACACGTCACATGACATTTTTCTGCCATAGTAGTTCTGCATCTGCACCAATAATATTTATGTGCTGTCTGTTGGACTCTACCTGCGCTCTATGTTGCAGCGTGGTATCAGCTTTAAGCATAATTCTTTGCGCATCGTGCCTGTCACATGACTAGTTGCACCCTGCCTTATAGGTATTTAAACCCACTATGTAGAATAAAGAGAAGGTGCCAATTTTGCGCTGCACCCTTCAAACACTTTATTTAACTGGCCCTTAAATGTCAAAACCCTACAACACAATGTTCAGTACTCTACCCACTCTCTTCAGTGAAGCTTTAGTTCGGACATGTAACATACTTGATACTGATCCGTAGGGTGCATCAGAAGTGAGGTAACTAATATCCACAAGGTAGACTTAAGACATCAACTAAAGGTGACTcagcgaaaataaatgttaaattagccaaagtttgtaattaaataaaaattttgaaatatgtattaacacaggtaaaactatttttatatctGTGCATaagtcaaaaaaacattaaaaacaaagaacaatatcaaaatatttccaaaatatttcaaatgccTTCTCAACAGAGTGTAACTCGTCTTCAGTAGGTGTACAAACCCTGGATCATGAACATCATCTAGAAACCCTGGAAATAAGCAGGTCTGTCAATACACCAATTATAAATGTGTGCCTTCATGCACATCATCTGCCAGTATAATCATCTACAGCAGTGGTTCACAAACGTTTTCAGTTGGCGACcaacctttccttataggaatacctccactgTCTATCGGttcatggtggagtaaaaaactttatttgtattgtatCCTTTCcatatgtataaataatttaccataaaatattacaatattgtatttttatatatatatatatatatatatatatatatatatatatatatatatatatatatacatatatatgtgtgtgtgtgtgtgtgtttttttttttggatacaaattgattattgataaacaatttgtgttctgatttgaaaatggttgactaaatataagcactttgtagcaaaacagttatttatttaacaatagatacaTATGTGTTTTCACACAATTTGACTTGTTTCGATTTTtgttatcttttctgatggtttattcaatggtttctaatagttttaggatcgagtcgcgacccacctgtaacccttccgcgacccaccgtttgaGAACCGCTGATCTACAGGCATCTGTTTACCatcacaactttttaaaaaatcttttatgaCCCAAAAAGTTAATAAGCCATAAAACCAAGACACATCGACTTCATTCTCATTGTGCGCAGTTTGTCTACATATGAAGCTATAAGTAGTTTGTGGCTCGCACATCACCTGCACTGTGCGAGGGTCTTGCCGTCGTCCTGACCCTTCTGGCCGCAACAGGTGGTGCCGATCTCACGCATGCGGTAGCTGGGGCCGCGCATGTCCGGAGACACGAGCGAGAAGTCAAAGTATGTGCCTTTGCGCCGTGCCTCCGGGTTCACCTCCTTCACCAGGCTCGTGATCTCGCGCAGCGTCGCGTCCATCCTGCAAGCCACACGACAGCAAGGATTCCTCGGTGAAAAATATCTACAACATTTCTTATGAAAGAAATTTCAATTAAGCAAATTATATTGGAAGTAAGTACactctaacttaaaaaaaaaactttcacagttAATTCCCCCATATGGAACAGTTATACATGCAACAAATCTTTCATGATGTTTCAGGAAATGAGTTTGAGGTTaggtgataaaaaaaatgtgagtgactCTTTcaatactcaccagtgatgtgtaaacatctaacctcggtaaagagcaaattcatgtgttcttataatgtttatgttgaaaataaacttataatacaaattttggacaagaaatttaaagtagaatttttaaaaattatggtagcatgataaatatattgataaataaaatattcacttttcaagtaCTTACAAAAATTTCTAGATGCAAATCACACATACTTTCTTTCTGCACCAACCACTAAAATTCACTGCCTGAATCATAAACATTGTTTGCCACTATCATGAACAGATAGCAGCAAGACTCTggtaaaagaatttatttttgacaaggaattgaATTCAAACACTGTCCAACTTGTTAAAACTCCCCAAACAggtaatactacaaagtttcaacACACGTCAGAAGTTATTAGTATAtagcattaataaaatatttacctgaaacattttaaaacacatattataacattaagtatatgtttgtacatttgtttttgcttaaccAACTGAAATCAATctataaatacttcctacaaacaaaccttaaccttattgagctgattgaaCATTTTTATGTATCTTTATATTATAATGTTGATAAGAAATAAAGTTTATCCTCCGACTACATTTAAACCACATACGTTGACGTTTACAACTGCGCGCTCTACCACTGCGCTAATAAAACATTGGAGTATGGGAAGGAGATTACATCAACAGTGTAAAGCCAATTTTATCAGgtacctattttaaaatttttaattactttatactATGATTATTTTAGCTTTCCAAATATATTCctgggtagtttcactattattAGGTTTAATTTGGCataccaatacatttggtatgtcctctagtgtttacgaaagtgactttatacaggtttatgttgctagGTCTGCCATCTTTTAGACACATTTCAGTTCATTCACTTCCGATCAATTTTCATGTAATTACACCTACAAAATGCAGTATACCAAAAGCTAAGATGTGTACtcatcaaaaatttatttgtattccattgtctgaaatagtaaaaaaaaaaagctttataatATAGGATTTACAAGGATGCACTCCagctattcttaaaataaataacaataaataacagataactaaagaaaaaattatcTCGAAAGAAGCCCTTAATCTAAGGAGCATATGCAGGACtttatttgggggaggggggaggaaaacCCCTTTGCCTACTGTTTGATTTAGAATTTTCAGGGAGGCAATGTATCCCCCCCAACCCGTACGCCCTTTCTT encodes the following:
- the LOC134541690 gene encoding histone deacetylase complex subunit SAP18 — translated: MVNMAQTAALESMIVEEAEKPVDREKTCPLLLRVFCNTGRHNNIMEYSRGSVPTNELQIYTWMDATLREITSLVKEVNPEARRKGTYFDFSLVSPDMRGPSYRMREIGTTCCGQKGQDDGKTLAQCRFIIGDYMDICIQPPNRMLPMMRRGGRMY